A window of Microcystis aeruginosa FD4 contains these coding sequences:
- a CDS encoding UPF0175 family protein, protein MSILIPNEIIQATGKNEQLLRLELAIIMFRDYHISSAKAADFANLSLIEFRQELAQRNICVNYDSVDWQQELQTLKTLGDL, encoded by the coding sequence ATGAGCATTTTGATTCCCAACGAAATTATACAAGCAACAGGAAAAAACGAGCAACTGTTGCGACTAGAACTGGCAATCATTATGTTTAGAGATTATCATATCAGTAGCGCAAAAGCGGCTGATTTTGCCAACTTATCTTTAATTGAATTTCGTCAAGAACTCGCTCAGAGAAATATTTGCGTAAATTATGATAGTGTAGATTGGCAACAAGAATTACAAACTCTAAAAACATTAGGCGATCTGTGA
- a CDS encoding DUF3368 domain-containing protein codes for MIVVSNTSPITSLAAIGYLNLLHDIYGTIIIPLAVYEELTGLGYAVPGTIEVQTLSWIEKRELEDRLLLKELQKELHRGESETIALAISLNADRVIIDENPGRKKAISLGLNVIGILGVLLIAKKRRLISTIQPLIDDLIIKAGFRVNQRLYLDILKSAQEIEENQ; via the coding sequence GTGATTGTTGTCAGTAACACCTCTCCGATTACCAGTTTAGCTGCTATCGGCTATCTTAACTTGCTCCATGATATTTATGGAACAATTATTATTCCCCTAGCTGTTTATGAAGAACTGACGGGATTAGGTTATGCTGTTCCTGGAACTATTGAAGTTCAAACCCTATCCTGGATAGAAAAGCGAGAGTTAGAAGATCGGTTATTATTGAAAGAGTTACAAAAAGAATTACATCGGGGAGAATCAGAAACGATAGCTTTAGCAATTTCTTTAAATGCTGATAGAGTCATTATAGACGAGAACCCTGGCAGAAAGAAAGCTATTAGTTTAGGATTAAATGTTATTGGGATTTTAGGTGTTTTATTAATTGCCAAAAAAAGAAGATTGATTTCTACCATTCAGCCGTTAATAGATGATTTGATTATTAAAGCAGGTTTTCGCGTTAATCAAAGATTGTATTTAGACATATTAAAATCAGCGCAAGAAATTGAGGAAAACCAATAA